Sequence from the Paenibacillus riograndensis SBR5 genome:
CTTGACGATATCGGCACATTTCTGCGCATTTTCCCATGGCATATAATTAGAGCCGATGGTAACAAAAGCATTGACCCGGGGATCATGGGCCAGCACTTCATCCCGCAGCATCCGCGTCAGCTCCTGCCCGCGGGCACCGGCATGGGTATCGTAAATCTCGTTGCCGATGCTCCACATGATCAGGCTGGGGTGGTTGCGGTCACGACGCACCCAGCTGGCCACATCCTTTGTCCACCACTCCGGGAAAAACCGTGCGTAGTCATAAGCGGTCTTGCTGCGCTCCCACATGTCGAAGGCTTCCGAGACGATCAGCACACCCATCTCATCCGCCAGCTCCATCAGCTCAACGGCCGGCATATTATGCGCTGTGCGGATAGCGTTAACCCCCATCTCCTGCAGCAGAACGAACTGCCGCCGCAGCGCAGCTTTGTTGACGGCTGCCCCCAGGCAGCCCAGATCATGATGCTGGCACACGCCATAGAGTTTGACGTGGCGCCCATTCAAAAAGAAGCCCTTCTGGCTGTCCAAGGCCACAGTGCGGAATCCGAAGGTCTGCTCTTCCACTTCGGTTGTCTCGTCCTGGTCCCACAGCTCAGTACGGAGGGTGTAGAGATGGGGACTGGCAATATCCCAGAGCTGGGGCCGTTCTACGGTCAAGCGGCTGTGGGTATGTACAGGCTGATGTCCGGCCTCCGCATGAACTACGGATTCCTCCTGCCGGATCACTGTTCCGCGCGCATCCAGAATGGTGTGCCGCAGCTTCAGCCCGGAGGGTTCCCGGCCTTCCTCCACCCGCAGCTCACAATCCACATCCACCGTCCAGCACCCGCCCCCGGCAGGCCGGGCCGAAATATAAATGCCATCCGGTGCAATATGTGTCTTCTGAGTGGTCTTAAGCCACACCGGACGGTAAATTCCGGCCCCCGAATACCAGCGGGAATTGGGAGCTTCATGGATGACCCTCATATAAATCATATTGTCTCCCACGGTCAGATAGGGGGTAATATCGAATTCAAAGGTGGAGTATCCATACTTCCATTCACCAGCTACATGTCCGTTAACGTATAGAGTAGAGTTCATATATACGCCTTCAAAACGCAGGGACATTAACTGGTTGGCAGGCACTTCATCCAAGCTGAGAACGGTCCGGTACCAGCCCTCTCCGTTTTCATAGAGCGCATGAGTGTTGTAGATCAGCCAATCATGAGGCAGCGATACCGGCATCCATTCCGTGTCCGCCGCCACGTTTGCCAGCTTTGAACCCAGCGGCTGCTTGCTGAAGTCCCAGCCTCCGTTCAGTTTTCTTTTGATACTCATGGATAAGGGTCCTCCCGTGTGTGTTATGAAATCGATCAGCCCTTCAATGCTCCTACCATAACGCCCTTCACAAAATATTTCTGCAAAAACGGATACAGCAGCAGAATCGGTGCCGTCGTCACGATAATGGCCGCATATTTCAGGGTTTCGGCTACATCGCGGCTCTGGATAAGCGTCGTAGTGCCCAGCATGCTGGCATTGTCATTCTCAAGAATAATGTTGCGGACCACGAGCTGGATCGGAAACAGATCCTGATCCCGCAGAAAAATCATCGCATTGAACCAGCTGTTCCAGTGGCCCACGCCATAATAGAGAATCAGTACGGCGACAACCGGCATGGACAGCGGCAGGAAGATGCGGAACAGAATCGTGAAATGGCCGGCGCCGTCCAGGAAGGCGGACTCCTCCAGCTCCTTGGGGATCGCCATAAAATAGGTGCGCATAATGATCAGATTAAAGGTGCTGACCGCCGTAGGCAGAATCAGTGCCCATAAGGAGTCCAGCAAACCGTAGGATTTGACGATCAGATAGAATGGAACCAGTCCTCCCTGGAAGAACATCGTAAACACGATGAAGAACATGATCGGCTTTTGCAGCAGAACCCCGTCTCTGGACAGAAAGTAGGCCCCGAGCGAGGTCAGCGTCATATTGATCCCCAGCCCGACCACCAGAATAAAAAACGTATTCTTGAAGCCCGAGAGGATCACGGGATTGTTAAGCACCGCCTTGTATCCCTCCAGGGAGAAGCCCTGCGGCCAGAGCAGAATGCCATCGAACGAAATCAGCCGGTTCCCTTCGCTAAGGGAGGAGAACAGAATATACAGCATGGGATACAACGTCAGGATAATCATCAGCACCATTACAATTACATTGCATATATCAAAAATACGTTCACCGAGTGACGTTTTAATCATCGTTGTCCCCCCCTTACCAAAGACTGTTTTTAGTAGCGCGTTTACTGAAGGAATTGGCAAGCAGCAGCAGAGTAAAGTTGATGACGGAGTTGAACAGCCCTACCGCCGCACTGTAGCTGTAGCTGAATTCCAATATCCCTTTCCGGTAGACAAAGGTTGAGATGACATCCGCTGTCTCATAGATGCTGGCGCTGTACAGGAGAATGATCTTCTCGAAGCCGACATTCATAATGTTCCCGATGGCCAGAATCAGCATAATCATTACGGTTGGCAGAATGCCCGGCAGTGTCACATGGCGGATCTGCTGCAGCTTCGTTGCCCCGTCTATCTTGGCGGCCTCATACTGCTGCTGGTCAATCCCGGTGATGGCCGCCAGATAGATAATGGTGCCCCATCCGATCTGCTGCCAAATTTCACTGACGATATAAATGGGGCGGAAGGACTCCGGCTGCTGCATAAAGGAGATCCGGGCACCGCCAAAGAAGGCAATGACATCGTTAATCAATCCATCGGATAAGGTAAAATAACGTATGATTCCCGCCACAACCACCAGCGTAATAAAATGCGGCATGTACGTAATCGTCTGAGTAATCCGCCGGAAGATTGGACTCTTCAATTCGTTCAGCAGCAGCGCCAGAATAATCGGTGCGGGGAAGCCGAACAGCAGGTTGAAAAAACTCAGCAAAATTGTATTTTTGATGACGCGAAAAAAATAAATGCTGGAGAAAAACTCCTCAAAATGCTTGAATCCCACCCAATCACTGCTCAGGATGCCTTGGGATGGAACAAACTGCTTAAACGCAATGACCGTGCCATATAAAGGTACATAATGAAATAATACATAATAAATGAGTACAGGAAGAATCATCACATACAGCCATTTATTGCGCAGTAAGTCTTTTTGCAATCTGGTTTTCAGCATATCTTTCTCTCCTTTGCCGCGATGCTCTCAATATCAAGGGCCGCCTATAAGTGCTCTATACAGCGGCCCTTGCTGTAACGGGTTCTAGCGTTTCATGTAACGCTCGTACGCTGCCTGCTGAATTTCCAGCGCCCGCTCAATCCCCATGTCCTTCATCTGCTGAACATATTTATCGTAATTCTCAACTGGTTCCGTCCCCAGAATAATCTTGAGCTCGGTTTCCTTCACAAGTGCATTGATGTCGTTCATAATGCTGCTCATC
This genomic interval carries:
- a CDS encoding carbohydrate ABC transporter permease gives rise to the protein MIKTSLGERIFDICNVIVMVLMIILTLYPMLYILFSSLSEGNRLISFDGILLWPQGFSLEGYKAVLNNPVILSGFKNTFFILVVGLGINMTLTSLGAYFLSRDGVLLQKPIMFFIVFTMFFQGGLVPFYLIVKSYGLLDSLWALILPTAVSTFNLIIMRTYFMAIPKELEESAFLDGAGHFTILFRIFLPLSMPVVAVLILYYGVGHWNSWFNAMIFLRDQDLFPIQLVVRNIILENDNASMLGTTTLIQSRDVAETLKYAAIIVTTAPILLLYPFLQKYFVKGVMVGALKG
- a CDS encoding ABC transporter permease, with amino-acid sequence MLKTRLQKDLLRNKWLYVMILPVLIYYVLFHYVPLYGTVIAFKQFVPSQGILSSDWVGFKHFEEFFSSIYFFRVIKNTILLSFFNLLFGFPAPIILALLLNELKSPIFRRITQTITYMPHFITLVVVAGIIRYFTLSDGLINDVIAFFGGARISFMQQPESFRPIYIVSEIWQQIGWGTIIYLAAITGIDQQQYEAAKIDGATKLQQIRHVTLPGILPTVMIMLILAIGNIMNVGFEKIILLYSASIYETADVISTFVYRKGILEFSYSYSAAVGLFNSVINFTLLLLANSFSKRATKNSLW